From the Anopheles coustani chromosome X, idAnoCousDA_361_x.2, whole genome shotgun sequence genome, one window contains:
- the LOC131268798 gene encoding proteasome activator complex subunit 3, producing MSESVPAGTSSTASANVSSNAEENARKVQSYKDNLINRAEVLITKEFPERILRLNALLDTPKFSERSFTDVHQDLNIPVPEPILLDGDSTAEDDLPAKRARMNSNNVAESGGGTKVHALPMGRVECNKEISELVFIVKPIIRSLVEDSNLLKMWISFMIPKIEDGNNFGVSIQEDTLAEIQSVETEAAAFFDQISRYFVSRAKVVSKVAKYPHIEDYRRAVAELDEKEFLSLWLVLSEVRNRYCSLHDIVIKNMEKLKKPRSSNAESLY from the exons ATGAGCGAAAGCGTGCCAGCGGGAACGTCGTCTACAGCGTCAGCCAACGTATCCTCCAATGCAGAAGAAAATGCACGAAAGGTGCAAAGCTATAAGGACAATCTTATCAACCGTGCCGAAGTACTAATCACAAAAGAGTTCCCTGAACGCATACTGCGCCTGAACGCTTTACTAGATACGCCCAAGTTTTCCGAACGTAGTTTCACTGATGTTCACCAG GATCTGAACATTCCAGTACCGGAGCCAATTCTGCTCGACGGCGACAGCACTGCTGAAGATGATCTTCCTGCTAAGCGCGCTCGGATGAACTCGAACAATGTTGCTGAATCCGGCGGTGGCACCAAGGTTCATGCCCTACCAATGGGGCGCGTCGAGTGCAACAAAGAGATCAGCGAGCTTGTCTTCATAGTGAAGCCGATCATACGATCCCTAGTGGAGGACTCCAATCTGCTTAAAATGTGGATCTCTTTTATGATACCGAAGATCGAAGATGGCAATAATTTCGGGGTTTCCATCCAGGAGGACACGCTGGCGGAAATACAGTCGGTAGAAACGGAGGCGGCGGCCTTCTTCGACCAGATATCGCGGTATTTTGTGTCGCGTGCCAAGGTCGTCTCGAAGGTGGCCAAGTATCCGCACATTGAGGACTACCGTCGGGCGGTGGCGGAATTGGACGAGAAAGAGTTCCTGAGCCTCTGGCTGGTGCTGAGTGAGGTCCGAAATCGCTATTGCTCGCTGCACGACATTGTcataaaaaatatggaaaagcTTAAAAAGCCGCGCTCGTCGAACGCAGAGAGTTTGTACTGA
- the LOC131269713 gene encoding uncharacterized protein LOC131269713, protein MVLAIVLRMTVLCAVVLLSIVWSLEATLTQESVLGPFRPLNKMLRPVVSAAQIRDELELAREREQILAVKTSIADWRESLRKHGRTQPDGDQQEKLSDQLRTHRRRKKRAEHNDIYGKDPAPAVSGKSEGKNGTAPHEPGTDPDDVDDVEASVVCYGPLGCFHETDHLPEMLPSSPAEVNTRFLVYTTTHRSEKPLIEFSYEELVVAGFGAAYWSNGTNDTVSIPMSGGMSSSLLKTFGDLSDRTVRVIVHGFGANCGLVWIYEMRTALMAVENCTVICVDWENGAKLPNYVRAAANTRLVGRQLALLLRLLRTHNDLRLSRVHLIGFSLGSHVAGFAGAEFSTGATVRPEDHEAANDDDVDDDGVNDSQPNQAPVKSAGLWRITGLDPAGPLFEAQPPEVRLDASDARYVDVIHSNGENLILGGLGSWQPMGTVDYYPNGGRVQHGCTNLFVGAVTDIIWAPPTTVEGRSLCNHRRAYKFFIDSVAPRCHFPAFPCESYDKFATGECFECGPGGRRNGTSASACGHMGYYATSREVGGYGQLYLRTRDEEPYCANQFRLRLRNAPDELPLRTVGRFELTLEGGDTGNGIGDGVASGDERSSAALITFNETFHLDEAREDREFHAGQWLTTILVPHPALGHRPRALTITYRPYRGGWWQRSSVGKQLWRIGPILLTADDQKTYGSCDTLTLQADVPIRIELAQVQLTPKDARDKRGADGADDDDDDDEVGDCRRIEPEARRPPIPVGKKVEPQEISEGSVVSGSGKSSIDELVQPGRHDHFSWTPVAISIPRQPHADRSHLQQQQQPHINEKRSFSESSLRPEDQLAAQSPLMNGQLSQARDAAVNLPLDGTAPATTGPAGGGTQTVQLFPSRLVSFFERAERYARRTWDALFNSNVTVTPFSDSSTLTSELVDGPTSTTTTTTATSVTSTTTTSVLELLSPVAVARKSTGSLAALTSEAGTSPSTEPPPSSSTEIRIALPTFRPLVRSAESLVGSGRQHYTRFIPLVYEDDQQNPMVATRPQPAARMHKGALAEAS, encoded by the exons ATGGTACTAGCGATTGTACTAAGGATGACGGTGCTTTGCGCTGTGGTATTGCTTAGCATTGTGTGGAGCCTGGAGGCGACGTTAACGCAGGAAAGCGTCCTTGGCCCATTCAGGCCGTTGAACAAAATGCTGCGACCGGTCGTTTCGGCTGCACAAATACGCGACGAGCTCGAGCTGGCCCGGGAGCGCGAGCAAATTCTGGCGGTGAAAACATCCATCGCCGATTGGCGCGAAAGTTTGCGCAAGCACGGTCGCACGCAGCCCGACGGGGACCAGCAGGAGAAGTTGAGTGACCAGTTGAGGACCCATCGGCGAAGAAAAAAGCGCGCCGAGCACAACGATATCTACGGCAAGGATCCCGCACCGGCGGTGTCCGGGAAAAGTGAGGGTAAAAATGGCACGGCACCACACGAACCCGGGACTGATCCGGATGATGTGGACGATGTGGAGGCGTCGGTCGTCTGCTACGGCCCGCTGGGTTGCTTCCACGAGACGGACCATCTGCCAGAAATGCTACCGTCCTCGCCGGCGGAAGTGAATACCCGCTTTTTGGTATACACCACGACGCACAG GAGTGAAAAACCGCTGATAGAATTTTCCTACGAGGAGTTAGTGGTCGCCGGCTTTGGAGCAGCGTACTGGAGCAACGGAACCAACGACACCGTGTCCATTCCCATGTCGGGTGGCATGTCCTCGTCGCTGCTGAAAACGTTTGGCGACCTTAGCGATCGTACGGTACGCGTTATCGTCCACGGTTTCGGCGCAAACTGCGGGTTGGTGTGGATCTACGAAATGAGAACTGCCCTAATGGCCGTG GAAAACTGCACCGTTATCTGTGTCGACTGGGAAAACGGGGCGAAGCTGCCCAATTACGTGCGCGCCGCCGCCAACACGCGCCTGGTCGGGCGTCAATTAGCGCTCTTGTTGCGACTGCTACGCACGCACAACGACCTGCGGCTGTCGCGCGTCCACCTGATCGGCTTTAGCCTGGGTTCGCACGTGGCTGGGTTTGCAGGGGccgagttttccaccggtgcTACCGTACGACCGGAAGATCATGAAGCagcgaacgacgacgacgtcgacgatgaCGGTGTGAACGACTCGCAACCCAACCAGGCACCAGTGAAATCCGCTGGTTTGTGGCGCATCACCGGCCTCGATCCAGCCGGTCCACTGTTCGAGGCACAGCCGCCCGAGGTTCGCCTGGATGCCAGTGACGCTCGGTATGTGGACGTGATTCATTCGAACGGCGAAAACCTTATCCTCGGCGGGCTCGGCTCCTGGCAGCCGATGGGTACCGTCGACTACTATCCCAATGGAGGCCGCGTCCAGCACGGGTGCACCAACCTGTTCGTCGGTGCCGTAACCGATATTATCTGGG CACCACCGACAACAGTCGAAGGACGCTCGCTCTGCAACCACCGGCGGGCGTACAAATTCTTTATAGACTCGGTCGCCCCGCGCTGTCACTTCCCGGCGTTCCCGTGCGAAAGCTACGACAAATTCGCGACTGGAGAGTGCTTCGAGTGCGGACCCGGAGGGCGCCGCAATGGGACGAGTGCGTCCGCCTGCGGCCATATGGGCTATTACGCCACCAGCCGGGAGGTGGGTGGATACGGGCAGCTGTACCTGCGCACGCGCGATGAGGAACCGTACTGTGCGAACCAGTTCCGGTTGCGGTTGCGTAACGCGCCGGACGAGTTGCCGCTGCGCACCGTCGGCCGGTTTGAGCTGACGCTCGAGGGGGGCGACACGGGCAACGGGATTGGCGACGGCGTGGCCTCGGGAGACGAGCGATCGAGTGCTGCGTTGATCACCTTCAACGAAACGTTCCACTTGGACGAGGCACGCGAAGATCGGGAGTTTCATGCGGGCCAGTGGCTGACGACGATCCTGGTGCCACATCCGGCGCTTGGGCATCGACCGCGTGCCCTCACCATCACCTACCGGCCGTACCGGGGTGGCTGGTGGCAACGCTCGAGCGTTGGCAAGCAGCTGTGGCGCATTGGGCCGATTCTGCTGACGGCGGACGACCAGAAGACGTACGGCTCCTGTGATACGCTCACGCTCCAGGCGGACGTTCCGATACGCATCGAGCTGGCCCAAGTTCAGTTAACCCCCAAGGACGCTCGTGACAAACGAGGCGCCGACGGGgctgatgacgacgacgacgacgatgaggtgGGCGACTGTAGGAGAATCGAGCCGGAAGCGAGGAGACCTCCGATACCAGTGGGCAAGAAGGTGGAACCGCAGGAGATATCGGAGGGCAGTGTTGTTAGCGGCAGTGGCAAAAGCTCCATCGATGAGTTGGTTCAACCGGGGCGCCATGATCACTTCTCCTGGACGCCGGTTGCTATCAGCATTCCACGGCAACCGCACGCTGACCGTTCGCAcctacagcagcagcagcaaccgcacATAAACGAAAAGCGCTCCTTCTCAGAATCTTCCCTACGCCCAGAGGATCAATTGGCCGCCCAGTCTCCACTGATGAATGGCCAGCTGTCGCAGGCACGTGACGCTGCAGTGAATCTGCCGCTCGATGGCACAGCTCCGGCAACGACGGGCCCGGCCGGCGGAGGTACACAAACCGTGCAGCTGTTTCCCTCCaggttggtttcatttttcgaGCGCGCCGAACGGTACGCACGCCGCACTTGGGACGCTCTTTTCAACAGCAACGTCACCGTCACTCCGTTCTCCGACTCGTCCACGCTGACCAGCGAGCTCGTAGATGGACCCACGagcaccaccactaccaccaccgccacctccgTCACGAGTACCACAACAACGTCCGTCCTGGAACTCCTTTCTCCTGTGGCGGTAGCACGTAAAAGCACCGGAAGCTTGGCTGCTTTGACGAGCGAAGCAGGTACGTCACCGAGCACCGAGCCGCCaccgagcagcagcaccgaGATCCGGATTGCGCTACCAACGTTTCGACCGCTCGTGCGCTCGGCAGAAAGTTTGGTGGGCAGCGGCCGCCAGCACTACACTCGTTTCATTCCACTGGTGTACGAGGACGACCAGCAAAACCCGATGGTGGCCACCCGGCCGCAACCCGCGGCGAGGATGCACAAAGGGGCCCTGGCCGAAGCGTCCTGA